Part of the Lolium rigidum isolate FL_2022 chromosome 6, APGP_CSIRO_Lrig_0.1, whole genome shotgun sequence genome, CGTACGCACGCACAGGCCTCCCAAAGTTCCTGAACAACCCTTGCTCAGACAGCAGGCTCGCCTCAAACCCTCAAGGAAATGAAAGGGGTAGGATCGTCATTACCAGCACCGGCAGTGGTGGTGGGCGGAGCACGTAGTAGATCCGGCGCCGACCCGGCCGGCCCCACTAGCCCGTCACCATTTCACCCCTGTCAGAAGCCTGCTCTGCTACGCGTCACCGACGCGGCCACACCGACGGGAGCACCACTCACTGCGCCGTGGGGCCACCGCCTCACGTGGCACCGCGTGTGACGCGGCGGGGACACGTCATCCGGGCTCGCGCGCGTCGCTGGGGGGACCCGGGCGTCGTACACGGGCCCGTGCTGCCACCATGTGATCCCGTCGCGTGGCGCGAGTGGTAATGCGAGTGGCGCTGTCGACTAGCGCCGGTGTCGTCCACTCGCTCACACTCCTCCTTTCCTCCCACTCCCGCCGCCCGCGCGGAACCAGCCTGGATGCGGCGGCGCTGGGGGACGAGGACTGGGCTGCCGTGAGCGAGAGTGAAGCACGCCGGCGCCGATCGGGATGGGACGACAAGGAGGCGGCTACTCCGCCGCGGTACTGGCCGTGGCCGCCTTCGCGTTCGCGGCGGTGGTCGGCGCCGATTCGGACGGGGACTCGCTCGCGGGCCTCGCGGGGGGCGCCGCCGCGGGGATCGACGCCGCGCCAGGTACGTACGCTCGCTTCTGCCCGTGATTTCCCCGTGCGGCGTGATCGATCAGCGAGCGAGGGGGATCGGGTTTGCGTCTCCACACTTCGATCCATTTCCGCGCGCAGCGATGTCCGTACGGGCCCTCCGATTCCAGTGGCCGTCACGCTCCAGTTTTATTCCAGACCACGCGGTTGTCGGCGGCGATTACGATCGTTTGTCCTGTCCGAAACAGTTTTTTCGCCCAGCAAGTCCCGTCGGCGTCAGTACTCAGTACGAACGTCGGCCTCAGGCGATCTCACCGCAATCTACCCGATTAACGCGTCCAGGATCGGAGAATCGAGCGAGAATTCATCACGCCCTATTTTAATCCCGCATGACTGCTATTGGTAGATCTTCTCTGAGAGTTGATCCTCATATTTTTATCCCATTCGGTACGCCTCAGGGGTGCTAATTTTAGCAGCCCGTATTTTAATCCGGCTGCTTCTGCTGCAGCTGCTGCCTCGTTTAGAACCAGTCAACACCACCACCAGCTGTTGCCTCTTGGCTGGAGTGGTGTATATTTACTGGTACTAGGATCCATGTCGGTGCTGCGATCTGCTAAGCTCTCGTTGACAAGTTCCTCCTAGGAACCACAACTGCCATGTGacaggaattttttttttttttgaacgtgAACAGCAGGCGCTCTGCTTTTGCATTATAGTAGGGGGAAAAGTTTTACAAAATGTGGCACAAAGGTGCCAGGATGAAAGGAAAAGAAAGACACTCTAACTTAGCCACCTAGCTACACAGCCAGACTCAACAACATCAAGTCAGCCCGGATCAAAGACGCCACTCCAGGAGCTGTTGCCACCTTATTCTGGAAGATCCTCCTTCCTCTCTCCTTCCAGATGTGCCAAATAACATAGATAGCAATCGGTAGCTCATGCAATCTCTGATCCTTGGTGCCACTGTGTCGTGAAGAATCCCACCAAGAGCAAACCTCAGTGGCATCAGCAGCACGATGTGTGACAGGAATTTGACCATCTCCCTAGTTTAATTATGCTTACGGAGGAGTAGGACTAGGAAGCCGCACTCTGCTGCTTTTCTTAATACAGAAGCAAGTGGACCTTTCTATTTCCCTCTTATTAGGCTTCTATTGGAAGCAGGTGGAACTGTGATTGTGGTTTGCACTTTACCACTAGTAGTATACTAGTATCAGCCATGCTGGTACTGAAATGGTGTATGCATTTTTGTGTTCTGGTGCTTTAAACTTTGGTTCTGCTTGGCTAGTTGCAGCTGAATTTCGCAACTTCCTAGTTAAGCTCTGCATGGGATGTAGGACGGCGCACTTAGATGTTTTCCTTACTACACAAGCAAGTGGTCCTTTCTGTTTGCTTTCAGCCTTGTATTAGAAGCAGGTGGACCTTTGATTGTGGTTAGAGTTTACTAGTATATCGGCCGTGCTGGTACTAAAAGGTTCTACTTAGTATTTTTGTGTTGTGACACTTTAGACTTCGACAGTAGTTGCGGTTtactaatactaatactaataataACCTGTGCTGGTACTAAAAGGTTGTACTTAGTATTTTTGTGTTGTGACACTTTAGACTTCGACAGTAGTTGCGGTTtactaatactaatactaataataAGCGGTGCTGGTACTAAATGGTTGTATTTTTGTGCAAACCTGCCTGGCACTTTAGAGGTCAAGAGCTTGGGACCACTTGCCAAGGGGCTGCTGAACGGGATGCCGGATGGGGCCGCAGGGCCAACGGCGATGGGCCCTGTCGCGAAGTACCCGCTGGTTCTGGCGGAGGATAGGACGCGGCGGCCGGATGTCCTCCGCCATCTCAAGATGTATGGAGGTGGTTGGAACATCACCAACAAGCACTACTGGGCGGTATGTGTCGTTGTTTGAACTCATTTTTAGGAAAATCCTTTTGTGGGCATAAAGCTCTAATTTGTTAgagatggcactatatgcatgcaCTATTTATGTGGGTTGTTGAATCAGGTTAGGTTGGAGTAGTACAGGCTGTATGTGCACTAGAGGTTCAGTCTGTTGCATATTGAATACTGATACTTTCAGGGATCTAGATAATCAGAAGTAAATAAGATCACCATTGCATTGTGATGGGAAAGCTTGATTCCTTTCTTCCCATGTGAGGAACCACTCTGTGTGCTAGAGCTTATGCCATCCCCTTTTAGTTGGTTAATTGCATTTTCCTCACACTTGATGGACAAAGTCTGTAGACATTTACCAGGAGTGTGCACAGATATAGAAAAGTTATGAAGTTACCACAGTGGGTTAGAGTTTTTTACTTTATAGAACCATGTTGAATAATAGACAGCTTTGTTAGACTAACTAAGAGCAAACATCGACTTTGAACTTATGGAAAACAAAAGGAAAGCGGCTTCCAAATGTAATGTGATAGCCCAGATTCAAGGTTAATATTCTTTGCCTACGGTTTGTTTGCTAGCTACAATGACGGGACCTGTTAATGTGTCCAGTTTGAGCATCATCCTTCAAGATGTTTAGTTACTATGGGAACTGATATTACTTTCTTTACATTATGTATTCTACTGCTATGTATCTGAATCAGTATGTTTCAGTCTGTATCATTCACAGGAGTTGCTGGATTTCTTCTTGCTGCGCTGTGGTTTATTTCATTCGGGATTACTGCAGCTTCATTCTGCTTTTGTAAATCAAGAACGGGTCAAGGAAAGGTTTCTCATGCAGATGTAGCACGACCAGTGTTGCTTGTGGTTGTTGTGCTTGCTTTAATGTAATACACTaaatctctttaccatttgtttcttCTGTTGtttatttgttaatttgggaTATCATTTTGTGTAAGTCTAGTTGATTTTCATGCTCGAGCACTGTCCATGGGTAACCTTGTTATTAGATTAAATCTTGAACATTAGATGATTCCATTTCTGTACTCTAGCAGATGATGAGAATAATTGTTAGAACATTAGAACATTAGAACTTAGAACTGTATTAAGCGATGCATGAATCTGGTAGATGAAACAATATAAATATTATGTATACAAACAAAACTTACATTTCTTTATTCACACTGCAAACTttatttatcatttttttgcatcATGTTACCTTGCAAGTTCCCAGTTAGATAAAATGGGCTGATTTATAACGTGAAATATTTATAAATATCAAACAGTACACTTTTTTCCTGTCCACTTAAATACTATTACCTCCTTTccgaaatataagccttttttagaaagctaagttagctttctaaaaaggcttatattttggaacgggGGTTTGGTTGGATCTGAGTAGCACTTAATATTTGAGTTATTATAAAGAATATGGATAGAGGAATTGAAGAGGTGTGCCCATGTCCTTGCTCAAATTTTATCTGGCAACCACTTGTTCTATTTTCTTCCCCCTTAAGTAACCAGTTGGTCTAATATCTTCCATGATTCTCTTTATGCCAGTGCTGGATGCATTGTCCTTTCATGTGGTCAGGGTGAATTCCATGAAGAAGCTACTAAAACTCTGGATTTTGTTGTCAACCAATCTGATTTCACTATCCAAACACTGAAGAATGTTACAGATTACTTGTCGTTTGCAGTGACGATCAATATTGCAGCACTCTATCTTCCACCAGATGTTCAAGATCAAATTAACAATTTGAAGGTGGACTTAAATAAAGCGTCTGATACAATATCTCTGAAGACGACAGAGAACTACAAAAGGATCAGAACAGTTCTCCATAATGTGTACGTTTTGATGCTGTCCTTGTTTACTTGTCATTTTTTTGATCATCGGAATCGACTGAGAAATAGTGTGGATGTGCCTATACTTAGAGTGGGCTTAAATTTTCCTAGCTAGTGAAGCCACTATGTTGGTGAGACACTTGATCACATGCCAGAATGACTTATGGAATTATTATTTGTGTTACGGTATTTCATACGGTATGCTTGCAGTTGAGAAATGAAATTCCTATTTTACTGCAGGTCTGTTGCGTTGATCTGTATAGCCGTGTTGATGCCTGTTCTTGCAATCCTTGGTTATGGTATGCTGTTGGCTATCTTAAACTAATTTACATGCGTATTTTTTTTCTCTATTTTCGTTTTTTACTGTGGTGTGTTAACACTCACTTCAGAACCCGCTTTTCTCTCTCAGTGCTGGAGCTTTACGGACCAAGATATACAATTTACACGTAAACTTTCTGACCTATTTGCCAAGTATTATGTATTGAACTGCATGTTTTGCGGTAATTTTGAGACCTTCGTACTTGAACTTTGCAGATTTGCTACCTTATGTTGGATTATAGTGGCAGCTCTCTTCATTCTTATAGGGATTCTTTCGATAGTAAGCAGGTATTGCTTTTACCTTGCACACTGTCTTCTATATTCTGTTTCATATTATATTTAGGGGTGCTAAGACTTCTGTATCTACTAGCCTGCTAATAAGCATGATCTTCTTGTTGAACCCCAGTTCCTTCTTTGGTTATGCAACAGATTGGAACATCTATATACGGCTCCAGTATGTAGTACAAGGAATTTGTTTGTTGATTGACATATGCCCTGTTTATTGATGTTACCAATTAGCATCGATTGCTTTACCTGCCGAACTTGCAAGCAGTTCTGTTGTTATAAAGTAGATGCAATCCATTGTTTAGTATTAATAACTGTATTACAATGTTCTTTTGTTTCAGTTCTGCAAAGGATACATGCCAAGCAATGGACGAATGGGCACAACACCCTCGAGCAGAAACCGCTCTCAGCAACATCCTTCCGTGTGTTGATGAGAGCACCACCAACCGAACCTTGTACCAGAGCAAATACGTCGTGGTGCAACTCGTGAGCCTAGTCAATAAAGCTATATCTGTTCTCTCAAATCGAAAGCCGTATCACTTGCATCCTGGGCAGTTGATGCCTTCCCTCTGTACTCCCTACGATTCAAAGCTGAATGATCGGCAGTGCTTATCTAGGGAGGTGACATTTGACAATGCAACAACAGTAAGTGCTATTTTTCTGTTACTTAGGATCTTGTCAGCATCTCCCAGTTTCATTCCTTGCAGTCTGTTATTCTTGTTCACATTTTATCTGGCTGCACTGCACTACTCaaatgaagtaatctgtaatttcTACCTTTCAGGCATGGCAGGACTACACATGCAACGCTCCCGACGCGGAAGCGTGCTCTGGCCCGATGACCGTGACTCCGGAGGTCTACGGCCAGCTCGTCTCGGCCGCGAACGCGAGCTACGCCCTTCACCACTACGCCCCGTTGATGCTCAACTTCCAGGACTGCAGGTTCGTGCGTGACGCGTTCAGCTCCATCGCCTCACAATACTGCCCGCCCCTCGAGCGCGACCTCAGGCTTGTCTCCGCGGGCCTATCCCTCCTCGCCTCCGGCCtcgtcctcggcctcctcctgctACTCTTTACGGACCGCCCCCGAAACTGGGAGGAGGTGTCCGAGTCGCCTTCAGGGTTCAGGGTCACGCCTGTAGACTGCTCCCCATGACATACAAAGAAAGCACAAGTTCCCGTGGCTATCGAATTCGTTATAGCAAACTAGTTAGGAAAAGGAAGAAGGCCTGAGCACCGGGGCAGATGCAGAAGTCCCCCATTTTGCAGTGAGGAGTTTGGTGCTTTGAGTGCTTCCTTCCATGGAATGTGATGTATATGCTGTGCTTCAGGAGATATAGTTTGTACAAACGGTGGTCAGGTCAGCCGGGTTCAGAGCCCCATTTATGCTAGTATATGAAATTTTACCTTCTGGAAGTTTTATCTCTTGCACATTGGTAGTACTCCTCCTGTTCCACCAAAAATGTCTtaattttatcaaaatttagatgtatttgtAGACACTTTtggtaggacggagggagtagtaatctTGAACTGATCGGCCAAGTTCATGAAGATGTGTCATTGTCTGGCTAAAACATTCCTGATATAAACGGTGCAATTACTCTTTGAGTAACTTGGAACCAACGTACAGCAAGCGGATGGTTTGATATGATTTGACCACCCTCTGACATACTTGGTTGTTGCCATCAGGTTAATTTTTGACAGATTGCGTTTCGTCAAGATGCATTCACTCGGTAATGCGGAAACAACACAGGGACACGGGCACTGGCATCAGATTTCTTCATGATGCATGCGCAGGGACGCGACGAGTTTCTTTCGTCTTTGTTTCCAATGTGCACAATTAAGGACCAGGACCTAAGCGACAGCCCAATTAAGGGCCCAAGTAGAAGCCCACGCAGTGTCGTTTTTTTACTTCTCGCTGGTCTCGTTTCTGCAGGAGAAAAAACAAGCCATcgataaacaaacaaaaaaatagagTTGGAGATGGGAGGTATCGATCCCCCTGCCTCTAATATGCATTATTTAGCGCTCTACCATTTGAGCTACATCCCCATATACATTCTATTcattaatttaaacatttttatatTGATTAATCGTGAGCAAGAATGAACCAAACACTAAACTTAACCTTGCGCCACAATTTAGATTGATATAGTCACATGGACTCACAGCGGCATACATTAGCTTCTGCTTCGACGTCCTTTCCTATTTTCTCGCCTGTTTAATTTCTCCGAGAGTTGTATTTGTCTTAACACGGCTACCAAATTGGGGATATGTGTTGATTCTGAGACATGATGAGTAATGCTACTAAGTGTCGGAAAATGTTAAAGATTCAAgaccttcaaaaaaaaaagtccctATGTGTAATGTGTGTCTGTGTTAATACGAACACGAGTGTGCGCACAATAAGAAACATAACATAAGATGTATCATATAACTTATTAACTTGtgacataattattttctagttatCATATGCTAGAAAGCAGGATTGGTCGGCTTCGACTAGAACGACCATCAATCACGACGACAAGTCCATTGACTGGGTTGTGCTCTTG contains:
- the LOC124664512 gene encoding uncharacterized protein LOC124664512, with translation MGRQGGGYSAAVLAVAAFAFAAVVGADSDGDSLAGLAGGAAAGIDAAPEVKSLGPLAKGLLNGMPDGAAGPTAMGPVAKYPLVLAEDRTRRPDVLRHLKMYGGGWNITNKHYWASVSFTGVAGFLLAALWFISFGITAASFCFCKSRTGQGKVSHADVARPVLLVVVVLALIAGCIVLSCGQGEFHEEATKTLDFVVNQSDFTIQTLKNVTDYLSFAVTINIAALYLPPDVQDQINNLKVDLNKASDTISLKTTENYKRIRTVLHNVSVALICIAVLMPVLAILGYVLELYGPRYTIYTFATLCWIIVAALFILIGILSIVSSSAKDTCQAMDEWAQHPRAETALSNILPCVDESTTNRTLYQSKYVVVQLVSLVNKAISVLSNRKPYHLHPGQLMPSLCTPYDSKLNDRQCLSREVTFDNATTAWQDYTCNAPDAEACSGPMTVTPEVYGQLVSAANASYALHHYAPLMLNFQDCRFVRDAFSSIASQYCPPLERDLRLVSAGLSLLASGLVLGLLLLLFTDRPRNWEEVSESPSGFRVTPVDCSP